A window of the Coprobacter fastidiosus genome harbors these coding sequences:
- a CDS encoding T9SS type A sorting domain-containing protein, with protein sequence MKSTICKIAISVILSCFILFPLSAKQLFVSPEGDDSADGSSSGNAFKTLSKAVDAAEEGDEIVLLGIIDISQEPADKIYNSDAYNKNNQGVKILDKGLTISGDPNQTRTKTGFTGNKTTTCLRLDGLNKKVTIRNLTIKEGNPTSDKGAGCFIRNANVEFDNVSFQNNQNYGKVYDDSHKFGGAIFMTATDLEKYEVTVRNCLFMGNSNKDGGCIGSQGGKLRVYNTSFVSNDCSDVSGSEGAFFGTEPQEAVDVYFRDVKVVSNYVSNRGGAIYMKHRTDKKNLKMVFENTTFNLNKANGDNGGVLFFENDRANTTDEILFVNCTMYGNYCKQKGGVFYLGKGMENSTFDVVNCTMTYNTTTGNEGNGGAVYIMNDCKKLTKRFYNCIIENNKSGDVTNMVNSDFMVQYPNIEQSELEIQNSFIGHDSYDNMQKRTAEGTDFTKNNYFDYFANSGSLSGLSSYFDYYAEECFAIPLDSKISDKAMNYGNAQYLQALNINTDQVGKIRPFANGKCYAGSCEATEEELDYDIYALAVEKTEIESDQEDATIKAYYTNNGLVVESTQTIEKAEIYNLSGKLIASEKLAGQNTREEIYVNNLNPDIYIIRVVSGGKTYSQKIMIR encoded by the coding sequence ATGAAAAGTACAATTTGTAAAATTGCGATCAGCGTAATTTTGAGTTGCTTCATTTTATTTCCTCTTTCTGCGAAGCAACTTTTCGTATCTCCGGAAGGAGATGATTCTGCAGACGGATCATCATCCGGAAACGCATTTAAAACTCTGTCCAAAGCTGTAGATGCAGCGGAGGAAGGCGATGAAATCGTCCTTTTGGGAATTATAGACATAAGTCAAGAGCCTGCTGATAAAATTTATAACAGCGACGCTTATAATAAGAACAATCAAGGTGTCAAAATTCTGGATAAAGGATTAACAATCAGCGGTGACCCGAACCAAACCCGAACTAAAACCGGCTTTACGGGAAACAAAACGACAACATGCCTGCGACTGGACGGGCTGAATAAAAAAGTAACCATCCGAAATTTGACTATTAAAGAAGGAAATCCTACATCCGATAAAGGAGCCGGCTGTTTCATTCGGAATGCTAATGTGGAATTTGACAATGTTTCTTTCCAGAATAATCAAAACTACGGTAAAGTTTATGATGATTCCCACAAATTCGGAGGAGCTATTTTTATGACAGCTACCGATTTGGAAAAATACGAAGTTACCGTTCGCAATTGTCTGTTTATGGGTAACAGCAACAAAGACGGGGGATGCATAGGCTCGCAAGGCGGTAAATTAAGGGTGTATAACACCTCGTTTGTAAGCAACGATTGCAGTGATGTAAGCGGATCGGAAGGTGCATTCTTCGGGACTGAACCGCAAGAAGCCGTAGATGTATATTTTAGAGATGTTAAAGTCGTTTCTAATTATGTTTCGAATCGTGGCGGTGCTATATATATGAAGCATCGTACCGACAAAAAGAACCTAAAAATGGTATTCGAAAATACTACTTTCAATCTTAACAAAGCCAATGGAGATAACGGAGGCGTACTGTTTTTTGAAAACGACAGAGCCAATACGACCGATGAGATACTCTTTGTAAATTGTACCATGTACGGAAACTATTGTAAACAAAAAGGAGGCGTGTTTTACTTAGGTAAAGGTATGGAAAACTCTACATTCGATGTGGTAAACTGTACGATGACCTATAATACCACCACCGGAAATGAAGGTAACGGCGGTGCTGTTTATATCATGAACGACTGCAAAAAACTGACGAAACGTTTCTACAATTGTATCATAGAAAACAACAAATCGGGCGATGTTACCAATATGGTAAATTCGGATTTTATGGTTCAATACCCGAACATAGAACAATCCGAATTAGAGATACAAAACTCGTTTATAGGACATGACAGTTACGACAACATGCAAAAAAGAACTGCTGAAGGAACGGACTTTACCAAAAACAACTATTTCGACTATTTTGCTAACAGCGGTTCTCTATCCGGTCTTTCCTCCTATTTCGATTACTATGCTGAAGAATGCTTTGCCATACCTTTGGATTCGAAAATATCGGATAAAGCAATGAACTACGGTAATGCCCAATACTTACAAGCCCTGAATATCAATACCGACCAAGTCGGAAAGATCCGGCCTTTTGCCAATGGTAAATGTTATGCAGGCTCTTGCGAAGCTACCGAAGAAGAACTCGACTATGACATATATGCTTTGGCTGTAGAAAAAACAGAAATAGAATCAGACCAAGAAGATGCAACGATAAAAGCTTACTACACAAACAACGGTTTGGTCGTAGAATCTACACAAACAATCGAAAAAGCCGAGATTTATAACTTGTCCGGAAAATTGATCGCATCGGAGAAATTGGCAGGACAAAATACTCGAGAAGAAATTTATGTAAACAATCTGAACCCGGATATTTACATTATTCGTGTAGTATCAGGCGGAAAAACATATTCCCAGAAAATCATGATCCGATAA
- a CDS encoding MBL fold metallo-hydrolase, whose protein sequence is MRLTYIYHSGFAIEGENFTIIIDYYRDSDGENDGIVHDSLLHRAGKLYVLSTHSHSDHFNPEILKWKQHRPDIQYIFSRDILEDRHVRFDGAVYLSPSELYHDNTLCIQAFGSTDVGCSFLIEVAEKLIFHAGDLNNWHWKEESTMEESAEYEAAYLHELEILARVTNRFDLVMFPIDPRLGREYMLGAEQFVCRFAVSCFAPMHFHDQYEKAAAFRSFAEKNGSLFIGWSFPGETVELPDY, encoded by the coding sequence ATGAGATTGACCTATATTTACCATAGCGGTTTTGCAATAGAAGGGGAGAATTTTACGATAATAATCGACTATTATAGAGATTCTGACGGTGAAAATGACGGTATAGTTCATGATTCTTTATTGCATCGAGCAGGGAAATTATATGTTTTATCTACACACTCTCATTCAGATCATTTTAATCCGGAGATTTTAAAGTGGAAACAGCATCGTCCGGATATTCAATATATATTTTCTCGGGATATATTGGAAGATCGACATGTTCGGTTTGATGGTGCTGTCTATCTTTCTCCATCTGAATTGTATCATGATAATACGCTTTGTATTCAGGCTTTCGGCTCTACCGATGTAGGATGTTCTTTTTTAATAGAGGTAGCGGAAAAACTTATTTTTCATGCAGGAGATTTAAATAATTGGCATTGGAAAGAAGAATCGACGATGGAGGAATCAGCGGAATATGAAGCTGCTTATCTGCATGAATTGGAGATATTAGCGAGAGTTACGAATCGTTTCGATTTAGTGATGTTTCCGATAGATCCCCGTTTAGGGCGGGAATATATGCTCGGGGCAGAACAATTTGTTTGTCGTTTTGCTGTCAGTTGTTTTGCTCCGATGCACTTTCATGACCAGTATGAAAAAGCTGCAGCATTTCGCTCGTTTGCTGAGAAAAACGGTTCTTTATTTATCGGATGGTCTTTCCCCGGTGAAACAGTAGAATTGCCTGATTATTGA
- a CDS encoding VOC family protein, which translates to MVIKGHFDHFNINVIDLERSIAFYNKALGLREIRRKEAEDGSFILVYLGDGFSSFLLELTWLRDRTEAYELGDNESHLCIRVEGDYDEARRFHKEMGCICYENTDMGLYFIHDPDDYWIEILPVQ; encoded by the coding sequence ATGGTAATAAAGGGACATTTTGATCATTTTAATATAAATGTGATCGATCTCGAGAGAAGCATCGCTTTTTATAATAAAGCTCTGGGTTTAAGAGAAATTCGTCGTAAAGAGGCCGAAGACGGCTCTTTCATCTTAGTTTATTTGGGAGATGGATTTTCTTCGTTTTTACTTGAACTTACTTGGCTAAGAGATCGTACAGAAGCTTATGAACTGGGGGATAATGAGAGTCATTTGTGTATTCGGGTAGAGGGGGATTACGATGAAGCCCGTCGTTTTCATAAGGAGATGGGATGTATATGTTATGAAAATACGGATATGGGACTCTATTTTATCCACGATCCGGATGATTATTGGATTGAAATCTTACCGGTGCAATAA
- a CDS encoding glutamate-5-semialdehyde dehydrogenase encodes MTSLKSVFEAVRAASRKLNLLDEATINSVLRAVADEAEAQSGYILAENARDLMKMDKNNPKYDRLMLTEQRLADIAADMRRVAELPSPLGKVLSETTRPNGMTITKVSVPFGVIGIIYEARPNVSFDVFSLCLKSGNACILKGGSDAACSNTAIINVINKVLIKFGIDSNTVYLLPNDREATMQLLTAVDYVDLIIPRGSKGLIDYVRDNARVPVIETGAGICHTYFESSGDVKKGAAIINNAKTRRVSVCNALDCLVIDSSRLADLPELCAPLEKSRVIIYADPAAYSALQGKYPAELLQPADEESFGTEFLDYKMAIKTVAGIDEALEHICRYSSGHSESIVSENDAAMQRFCKEVDAACVYTNVSTAFTDGGQFGFGAEIGISTQKLHARGPMALPEITTYKYIIQGDGQTR; translated from the coding sequence ATGACTTCTCTGAAATCTGTATTTGAGGCGGTAAGGGCTGCTTCTCGTAAGTTGAACCTGTTGGATGAAGCTACGATTAACTCTGTTTTGCGTGCGGTAGCCGATGAAGCAGAGGCTCAGTCGGGATATATTTTAGCAGAAAATGCACGGGACCTAATGAAAATGGATAAAAATAACCCGAAATATGACCGTCTGATGTTGACGGAACAACGTCTTGCGGATATTGCCGCAGATATGCGTCGTGTAGCGGAATTACCTTCACCTTTGGGAAAAGTGCTGAGTGAGACGACTCGTCCTAATGGGATGACGATTACTAAAGTTTCTGTCCCGTTCGGTGTGATCGGTATTATATATGAAGCACGTCCGAATGTCAGTTTCGATGTTTTCTCTCTTTGCCTGAAATCTGGGAATGCATGTATTTTAAAAGGCGGATCGGATGCTGCGTGTTCTAATACTGCAATTATAAACGTTATTAACAAGGTGTTGATAAAGTTTGGAATCGATTCAAATACAGTATATTTGCTCCCTAATGACCGGGAGGCTACAATGCAGTTGTTAACAGCGGTTGATTATGTCGATTTAATTATTCCTCGGGGAAGTAAAGGCCTGATCGACTATGTTCGGGATAATGCTCGCGTTCCGGTTATTGAAACAGGAGCAGGCATTTGTCATACTTATTTCGAATCATCAGGAGATGTGAAGAAAGGGGCTGCGATTATTAATAATGCCAAGACCCGAAGGGTGAGTGTATGTAATGCTCTTGATTGTCTTGTGATAGATTCATCTCGTCTCGCCGATTTACCGGAATTATGCGCACCATTAGAAAAAAGCCGGGTGATTATATATGCTGATCCGGCAGCATATTCGGCTTTACAAGGAAAATACCCGGCAGAGCTTTTGCAACCGGCTGATGAAGAATCTTTCGGAACAGAGTTTCTGGACTATAAAATGGCCATAAAAACGGTCGCTGGCATTGACGAAGCTTTGGAGCATATTTGTCGCTATTCGTCGGGACACAGCGAATCTATTGTCAGTGAGAATGACGCAGCTATGCAGCGTTTTTGTAAAGAAGTGGATGCAGCATGTGTATATACGAATGTTTCTACAGCTTTTACCGATGGCGGTCAATTCGGTTTCGGGGCGGAAATCGGAATCAGTACACAAAAATTGCACGCCAGAGGACCTATGGCGTTACCGGAAATTACGACTTATAAATATATTATACAGGGAGACGGACAAACTCGATGA
- a CDS encoding N-acetylornithine carbamoyltransferase: MRHFTNVKDLGDLNIALKEAFEVKANRFGYKELGKNKTLIMIFFNSSLRTRLSTQKAAMNLGMNVMVLDINQGAWKLETERGVVMDGDKTEHLLEAIPVIGCYCDVIGVRSFARFENKADDYEEKIINQFIQYSGRPVFSMEAATRHPLQSFADLITIEEYKKTARPKVVLTWAPHPKSLPQAVANSFAEWMNETDYDFVITHPEGYELDPKFVGKARVEYDQRKAFEGADFIYAKNWSAYTDPNYGKVINTDRSWTVDAEKMALTNNAYFMHCLPVRRNMIVTDEVIESPQSIVIPEAANREISAQVVLKRILESL, encoded by the coding sequence ATGAGACATTTTACCAATGTAAAGGATTTGGGCGATTTGAATATTGCCCTGAAAGAAGCTTTCGAAGTGAAAGCCAATCGTTTCGGATATAAAGAGTTGGGTAAGAATAAGACCCTGATAATGATATTTTTCAATTCCAGTTTACGCACACGTTTGAGTACTCAAAAAGCTGCAATGAATTTGGGTATGAATGTGATGGTGCTCGATATCAATCAGGGGGCATGGAAGCTTGAGACCGAGCGGGGAGTGGTTATGGACGGTGATAAGACCGAACATTTGCTCGAAGCTATTCCTGTGATCGGTTGTTATTGTGATGTGATCGGTGTACGATCTTTTGCCCGTTTCGAGAACAAGGCAGATGATTATGAAGAAAAGATTATCAATCAGTTCATACAATATTCCGGTCGTCCGGTGTTCAGTATGGAAGCGGCTACTCGCCATCCTTTACAAAGTTTTGCCGATTTGATTACAATAGAGGAGTATAAAAAAACGGCTCGTCCCAAAGTCGTATTGACATGGGCTCCGCATCCTAAGTCTTTGCCTCAGGCAGTTGCTAATTCTTTTGCCGAATGGATGAATGAGACGGATTATGATTTTGTAATTACGCATCCTGAAGGATATGAACTCGATCCTAAATTTGTCGGTAAGGCTCGTGTGGAATATGATCAGCGTAAAGCATTCGAAGGTGCGGATTTTATTTATGCCAAAAATTGGTCGGCTTATACCGATCCGAATTATGGAAAAGTAATTAATACCGACCGGTCTTGGACTGTAGATGCGGAGAAAATGGCTTTAACGAATAATGCATATTTTATGCACTGTTTGCCGGTAAGACGAAATATGATCGTCACCGATGAAGTGATTGAGAGCCCTCAATCGATAGTTATTCCTGAGGCTGCCAATCGGGAAATATCGGCACAAGTAGTTTTGAAAAGAATTTTAGAGAGCCTTTAG
- a CDS encoding glycoside hydrolase family 97 protein has protein sequence MTHKHFKIILVTLLCLCGKEISAKKIEVQSPDGKLKVNIELKDKIYYSIYSGKDLLLDNCSLSMILNNEVLGEQPKLQAMKRGKIDESIKREIPLKNAIVENHCNTLYLKMRGNYAIEFRVFNKGLAYRFITNKKGEIEIMGENFAIHFPADYLAHLSQPDGFKTSYEYPYTHVRTKDYKHTDRMSYLPVLLETDKQYKILISEADLQDYPCMFLQSTGNNGMQSLFPKCPLEFGEDGDRSLKILKEADYIAKTSGKRNFPWRFFVISDNDKDIVANEMVYILSSPCELEDYSWIKPGQVSWEWWHDARLYGVDFRSGYNMDSYKYYIDFASTFGIPYIIMDEGWAKSTRDPFTPNPTIDLQELIKYGRERNVKIVLWLTWLTVENHFDLFKTFADWGIAGVKIDFMDRSDQWMVNYYERVAKEAAKHKLFVDFHGSFKPAGLERRYPNVLSYEGVLGMEQGGNCKPENSIYLPFMRNAVGPMDFTPGSMFSAQPEDNRSTRANAMGSGTRAYQMALFIVFESGLQMLADNPVYYYRERPCTEFIANVPVVWDETRVLDAKVGEYVVIARRNKDKWFIGAITNDTGRTIEVNLDFLPENKKLHLTYFEDGINADRQAMDYKKKATEVTNSTKLTMKLVRNGGWAGRIE, from the coding sequence ATGACACATAAACATTTTAAAATTATATTAGTAACATTATTATGTTTATGCGGAAAAGAAATTTCCGCAAAAAAAATCGAAGTACAATCACCCGATGGTAAACTGAAAGTAAATATTGAATTGAAAGACAAAATATATTACTCAATATATTCGGGAAAAGATCTGTTGTTGGACAATTGTTCATTATCAATGATACTGAACAATGAAGTGCTAGGAGAGCAACCGAAATTACAAGCCATGAAACGAGGCAAGATCGATGAAAGCATAAAGCGAGAGATTCCTCTGAAAAATGCGATTGTCGAGAACCACTGCAATACTTTATATCTGAAAATGAGGGGAAATTATGCCATTGAATTTCGTGTATTCAATAAAGGATTGGCCTACCGTTTTATTACAAACAAAAAGGGCGAGATTGAAATTATGGGAGAAAATTTCGCTATCCATTTCCCTGCAGATTATTTGGCTCATCTATCTCAGCCGGATGGTTTTAAAACATCATACGAATATCCATATACACATGTTCGAACTAAAGATTACAAGCATACAGACCGAATGAGTTATCTACCCGTACTTCTGGAGACAGATAAACAATACAAAATATTGATATCCGAGGCAGACTTGCAGGATTATCCTTGCATGTTTTTGCAAAGTACGGGAAATAACGGCATGCAATCTCTTTTCCCAAAGTGTCCGCTGGAGTTTGGTGAAGATGGTGACCGTAGTCTGAAAATACTAAAAGAGGCAGATTACATCGCCAAAACATCCGGTAAAAGAAATTTTCCATGGCGTTTCTTTGTAATCTCCGACAACGATAAAGATATTGTAGCCAATGAAATGGTCTATATCCTTTCTTCTCCTTGCGAACTGGAAGATTATAGCTGGATTAAGCCCGGGCAAGTAAGTTGGGAATGGTGGCATGACGCCCGTTTATACGGCGTCGATTTCCGTTCCGGTTACAATATGGATTCTTATAAATATTATATCGATTTCGCTTCGACATTCGGCATCCCCTACATCATTATGGACGAAGGCTGGGCAAAGAGTACCCGTGACCCGTTTACTCCGAATCCGACAATCGATTTGCAGGAATTAATTAAATACGGTCGAGAACGTAATGTAAAGATTGTATTGTGGTTGACTTGGCTGACTGTAGAAAACCACTTCGATTTGTTCAAGACTTTTGCCGATTGGGGTATTGCCGGTGTAAAGATCGACTTTATGGATCGAAGCGACCAATGGATGGTAAACTATTATGAGCGTGTAGCAAAAGAAGCTGCAAAACATAAATTATTCGTAGACTTTCATGGTTCGTTCAAACCCGCAGGATTAGAACGCAGATATCCGAATGTGCTTTCGTATGAAGGTGTGTTGGGTATGGAACAAGGAGGTAACTGTAAACCGGAAAACTCTATCTACCTTCCATTCATGCGTAATGCGGTAGGGCCCATGGATTTTACTCCCGGTTCTATGTTCTCCGCACAACCGGAAGATAACCGATCTACTCGTGCTAATGCAATGGGATCGGGAACACGAGCCTACCAAATGGCCTTGTTTATCGTATTTGAAAGCGGATTGCAAATGCTGGCCGATAATCCGGTATATTATTATCGTGAACGCCCTTGTACCGAATTTATAGCCAATGTACCCGTAGTTTGGGATGAAACAAGAGTATTAGATGCTAAAGTCGGAGAATATGTTGTTATTGCCCGTCGCAATAAAGATAAATGGTTCATCGGTGCTATCACCAACGACACAGGACGTACTATTGAAGTAAATCTGGACTTCCTCCCGGAAAATAAAAAACTGCACCTGACCTATTTTGAAGATGGCATCAACGCAGACCGTCAGGCAATGGACTATAAAAAGAAGGCAACAGAAGTGACAAATTCTACAAAGCTAACCATGAAATTGGTACGTAACGGCGGATGGGCCGGCAGGATCGAATAG
- a CDS encoding porin family protein, translated as MKRFVLASVMLFLATAFSFSQEIAFGVKAGLSLSNLTNSSLNVRPGLVIGGFANIRFNDYVALQPELQYAMQGGKYDDLTTKLDYIQIPVMVKGYMWKGLNIEAGPQFGFRTVGKEKINGKNYSIKDATNVFDFAIGVGLGYETEMGLTAGFRYLISATDAFDGADAKNSVFQLTLGWKF; from the coding sequence ATGAAAAGATTTGTACTTGCATCTGTCATGTTATTTTTAGCTACCGCCTTTTCTTTTTCTCAAGAAATCGCATTCGGAGTAAAAGCGGGGTTATCTCTTTCGAACCTGACAAATAGTAGTTTGAACGTCCGTCCGGGACTCGTAATCGGAGGTTTCGCCAACATTCGTTTTAATGATTATGTTGCTTTGCAACCGGAACTACAATATGCCATGCAAGGAGGTAAATACGATGATCTGACAACTAAACTGGACTACATTCAAATTCCGGTTATGGTAAAAGGATATATGTGGAAAGGATTAAATATCGAAGCTGGTCCGCAATTCGGATTCCGCACGGTCGGTAAAGAAAAAATCAACGGTAAAAATTACAGCATAAAAGATGCCACGAATGTTTTTGATTTCGCAATCGGTGTAGGATTGGGATATGAAACCGAAATGGGACTTACAGCCGGTTTCCGGTATCTAATCAGTGCAACTGATGCCTTTGACGGCGCTGACGCTAAAAATAGCGTATTCCAGCTTACCTTAGGATGGAAATTCTAA
- a CDS encoding porin family protein, protein MRKLILASVMMLMATAFSFGQMDIGFGPKIGLNLTNMTNSNMRIKPGIVVGAFANMRINDYLGVQPEILFSMQGTKKNDYTLKMNYFNIPIMAKAYMWKGLNLELGPQFGFRTKASSEEGDISVNVKDETKVFDFAIGVGLAYETEMGLTAGFRYLISATKAIDHEKNKNSVFQLTLGWMF, encoded by the coding sequence ATGAGAAAACTTATTCTTGCATCTGTCATGATGCTTATGGCAACAGCCTTTTCTTTCGGGCAAATGGATATTGGATTCGGCCCTAAAATCGGATTAAATCTGACGAACATGACAAACTCAAACATGAGGATAAAACCGGGCATAGTAGTCGGAGCGTTCGCAAATATGCGAATAAATGACTACTTAGGGGTTCAACCTGAAATATTATTTTCCATGCAAGGGACTAAAAAAAATGATTATACACTGAAAATGAATTATTTTAATATCCCGATCATGGCAAAAGCCTACATGTGGAAAGGTCTAAATCTCGAACTCGGACCACAGTTCGGATTCCGGACAAAAGCTTCCAGTGAAGAAGGAGATATAAGTGTGAATGTAAAAGATGAAACAAAAGTTTTCGATTTTGCAATCGGTGTTGGATTGGCCTATGAAACGGAAATGGGACTTACTGCGGGATTCAGATATCTGATCAGTGCAACCAAAGCCATCGATCATGAAAAAAACAAGAACAGTGTATTTCAACTTACTTTAGGATGGATGTTCTAA
- a CDS encoding cation diffusion facilitator family transporter, protein MDEGRLKQKVQTVIVSCSVILMTGKFIAFFMTNSVGILTDAMESIVNVAAGFIGLYSLHLAAKPKDEGHPFGHGKIELISASIEGLLIILAGVLIVFEGIKRLFIPSVIEKLDIGIYIIAGAGIINYLLGYYSIRTGKKYDSIALVAGGKHLQSDTYSSIGLVIGLILMYITRIRWIDSALALIFGTIIIFTGISILKKTVANLMDKADKEILSIIADIISKNRQPDWIDIHNLKMVKYGSYYYIDCDLTLPWYYNIEEGHSACINLEKTICKGFTDKVSFSVHSDSCAKSYCRHCQVTNCTYRKQTFVSPLQLTLKEITESDEERNE, encoded by the coding sequence ATGGACGAAGGCCGCCTCAAACAAAAAGTACAAACCGTAATCGTATCTTGTTCTGTCATTCTGATGACTGGAAAATTCATTGCATTTTTTATGACTAATTCGGTCGGAATTCTGACCGATGCGATGGAAAGTATTGTAAACGTGGCTGCCGGATTCATCGGTTTATACAGCCTTCATCTTGCGGCAAAACCTAAAGATGAAGGTCACCCTTTCGGTCATGGGAAAATAGAACTTATTTCAGCTTCTATAGAAGGTCTCCTCATTATTCTCGCCGGGGTATTAATCGTTTTTGAAGGCATCAAGCGACTGTTCATTCCCTCTGTAATCGAAAAATTGGATATCGGTATTTACATAATCGCCGGTGCCGGAATTATCAACTATTTATTGGGATATTATAGTATCCGCACCGGAAAAAAATATGATTCTATCGCTTTGGTTGCCGGAGGAAAACATCTGCAATCCGACACTTATTCGAGTATAGGCTTAGTCATCGGATTAATTCTGATGTATATTACCCGAATAAGATGGATAGACAGTGCCTTGGCATTAATTTTCGGAACTATTATTATTTTCACGGGAATCTCCATACTTAAAAAAACGGTTGCCAACCTCATGGACAAAGCTGATAAAGAAATTCTCAGCATAATCGCCGACATAATATCAAAAAACAGGCAACCCGACTGGATAGACATCCACAACCTGAAAATGGTAAAATACGGCAGTTATTATTACATAGACTGCGATCTCACTCTTCCTTGGTATTATAATATAGAAGAAGGTCATTCGGCTTGTATAAATCTGGAAAAGACTATATGTAAAGGGTTTACCGATAAAGTTTCATTCTCGGTACATTCAGATTCCTGTGCTAAATCTTATTGCAGACACTGTCAAGTGACGAACTGCACATATCGTAAACAAACATTCGTTTCACCTCTACAACTTACGCTCAAGGAAATTACAGAGAGCGATGAAGAACGTAATGAATAA
- a CDS encoding DUF4861 family protein, with translation MRTFMLIVSMTTFIFTGCHQQKKSESLVIEMTNPTDRYRNNAGIVIKRSQLNNPDSTLLPVLYDNNGKLIVSQLDDIDQDGQWDELAFICNFAPNENRTATLTWVTSEKYPTFKDSIQTSAGKESFKQFTASGDSILQEADSIGLGEIAVYSNKATYPIGKPNYLLISEGPVRRIYGIDRKESKVSAGRIAEMVTIWAGHKGYEKEIALINMPPNTLLLTGIKDNVLNRDTTFRAYEYGYVALMAHTLEKKSYYTGMAIIIPDEYYTRRGYTAYKGLNLWYAELKPNAENKVTFYVYGAKEKDNEGFRSADYFEEFIDYETLYIDNPIEINLVN, from the coding sequence ATGAGAACTTTCATGTTAATCGTTTCGATGACGACCTTCATATTTACCGGATGTCATCAACAAAAGAAAAGCGAGAGTCTGGTTATCGAAATGACCAATCCCACAGACCGTTACCGGAATAATGCAGGTATTGTTATCAAACGTAGCCAATTAAATAATCCGGACTCTACATTACTACCTGTCCTTTACGATAACAACGGAAAACTAATCGTTTCTCAACTTGATGACATAGATCAAGACGGGCAATGGGACGAACTCGCATTTATCTGCAATTTTGCTCCGAATGAAAACCGTACTGCAACACTTACATGGGTAACTTCGGAGAAATATCCGACTTTTAAAGATTCTATACAAACGTCTGCAGGTAAAGAGTCATTTAAACAATTTACCGCTTCAGGAGACTCTATTCTGCAAGAAGCTGACTCTATCGGATTAGGTGAAATAGCAGTCTATTCGAACAAGGCAACCTACCCTATAGGAAAACCGAACTATTTATTGATAAGCGAAGGTCCGGTAAGAAGAATTTACGGAATAGACCGAAAAGAAAGTAAAGTATCTGCCGGCCGTATAGCAGAGATGGTAACAATCTGGGCAGGACATAAAGGTTATGAAAAGGAAATAGCATTAATAAATATGCCTCCGAACACACTCCTACTCACAGGCATAAAAGATAATGTTCTGAATCGAGATACCACTTTCCGAGCTTACGAATACGGTTATGTCGCTCTAATGGCGCATACTTTAGAAAAAAAATCATACTATACGGGAATGGCGATCATTATTCCTGATGAATATTATACCCGACGTGGCTATACTGCTTATAAAGGTCTTAATCTGTGGTATGCAGAATTGAAACCGAATGCAGAAAACAAAGTGACTTTTTATGTATACGGTGCCAAAGAAAAAGATAACGAAGGATTTCGCAGCGCCGACTATTTTGAAGAATTTATCGATTACGAAACTCTCTACATCGATAACCCGATAGAAATAAATCTTGTAAATTGA
- the trxA gene encoding thioredoxin, translating to MALQITDANYKELLASDKLVVIDFWAEWCGPCRSIAPAVEELAAEFEDKAIIGKYNVDNDNELSEEYSIRSIPTLLFFKEGKLVDKQVGASSKADLKAKIEANL from the coding sequence ATGGCATTACAAATTACAGATGCAAACTACAAAGAGCTTCTCGCTTCGGACAAGCTCGTAGTAATTGATTTTTGGGCGGAATGGTGCGGTCCATGTCGCAGTATCGCCCCAGCCGTTGAAGAACTGGCCGCCGAATTCGAAGACAAGGCGATTATAGGAAAATATAATGTCGATAACGACAATGAGTTGAGTGAAGAATACAGCATCCGCAGCATTCCTACTCTTTTATTTTTCAAAGAAGGCAAACTTGTCGATAAACAAGTAGGTGCATCTTCTAAAGCCGATCTGAAAGCAAAAATCGAAGCTAACTTATAA